One Brassica napus cultivar Da-Ae chromosome C2, Da-Ae, whole genome shotgun sequence DNA window includes the following coding sequences:
- the LOC106379985 gene encoding receptor-like protein kinase ANXUR2: MNEKTRNLCSLICFFYVFLVSPSQSNAKDVALGCGATEPSTDPDKKKWEPDTRFLKTPNTVHATATYQDPSLLSTIPYMTARIFTAPATYEIPVKGDKRHLLRLHFYPSAYTGLNIDDSYFSVAANDVTLLSNFSASITCQALTQAYLVREYSLAPTLKDVLTITLTPSDKHPKAFAFINGIEVIEMPELFDTAVLVGFTDQTSDVKSANLQTMFRVNVGGQDIPGSKDSGGLTRTWYNDAPYIFSAGLGVTLQASDNFRIDYQKMPVSTAPADVYKTARSQGPNGDLNVKSNLTWVFQVDTNFTYIMRLHFCEFQQSKINQKAFNIYINNKTAQADAEAADIIAWSGGKGVPTYKDYAMYVDTTNGGEEVSLQMTPSVFAKPEYLDSQLNGLEIFKMDTMKSLAGPNPKPSDMKANEDAKKEFRGDKRVTAFVIGSAGGVAAVLLCALCFTMYQRKRKFQGSESYTSSWLPLYGNSHTSTISGKSNNGSHLSNLAAGLCRRFSLSEIKHGTQNFDESNVIGVGGFGKVYKGVIDGGTKVAIKKSNPNSEQGLNEFETEIELLSRLRHKHLVSLIGYCDDGGEMCLIYDYMSLGTLREHLYNTKRPQLTWKRRLELAIGSARGLHYLHTGAKYTIIHRDVKTTNILLDENWVAKVSDFGLSKTGPDMNAGGHVSTVVKGSFGYLDPEYFRRQQLTEKSDVYSFGVVLFEILCARPALNPSLPKEQVSLGDWALNCKRKGNLDDIIDPNLKGKINAECLKKFADTAEKCLSDSGLDRPSMGDVLWNLEFALQVQETADGTRRRTPSHGSASEDLGGGGGGGGMAVNVSAGEHDVSDLSSEENSGIFSQIVNPKGR, from the exons ATGAACGAGAAAACGCGGAATCTATGTTCCCTCATCTGTTTCTTCTATGTTTTTCTCGTTTCCCCTTCTCAATCTAACGCTAAAGACGTTGCGTTGGGCTGCGGAGCGACAGAACCATCTACTGATCCAGACAAGAAAAAATGGGAACCAGACACCAGGttcttgaaaacaccaaacacGGTTCACGCAACAGCTACATATCAAGATCCTTCGCTTCTCTCAACGATCCCTTACATGACAGCAAGAATCTTTACAGCTCCTGCGACTTACGAGATCCCTGTTAAAGGAGACAAAAGACATTTGCTCCGTTTACATTTCTACCcatcagcatacacaggactcAACATCGACGACTCTTACTTCTCCGTGGCGGCTAACGATGTTACACTTCTAAGCAACTTCAGTGCATCTATCACATGTCAAGCCCTAACACAGGCTTACCTCGTTAGAGAATATTCTCTTGCACCAACCCTAAAAGATGTCTTGACCATCACGTTAACTCCCTCTGATAAACATCCTAAGGCGTTTGCCTTCATAAACGGTATTGAGGTCATTGAGATGCCTGAGCTGTTTGATACGGCTGTTCTTGTCGGGTTCACGGACCAGACATCTGATGTTAAGTCCGCGAATCTTCAGACAATGTTTAGGGTTAATGTCGGTGGTCAAGATATACCTGGAAGCAAAGACTCTGGTGGGTTAACAAGAACATGGTACAACGATGCTCCTTACATATTCAGTGCTGGTCTTGGTGTTACCCTTCAAGCAAGCGATAACTTCAGGATTGATTACCAGAAAATGCCGGTCTCTACCGCCCCAGCTGATGTCTATAAAACAGCTCGATCACAG GGACCCAATGGAGATCTCAACGTGAAATCAAACCTAACATGGGTGTTTCAAGTTGATACAAACTTCACATACATCATGAGACTCCATTTCTGCGAGTTCCAGCAATCTAAAATCAACCAGAAAGCTTTCAACATTTACATCAACAACAAAACCGCACAAGCGGACGCAGAGGCTGCAGATATAATAGCATGGTCTGGAGGTAAAGGTGTCCCAACGTACAAGGACTACGCAATGTACGTTGATACTACTAACGGAGGCGAAGAGGTTTCACTTCAGATGACTCCTTCCGTATTTGCTAAGCCAGAGTATCTCGACTCGCAGCTCAACGGGCTAGAGATATTCAAGATGGACACAATGAAGAGCCTCGCGggtccaaaccctaaaccatctgACATGAAAGCTAATGAAGATGCTAAAAAGGAGTTTCGAGGTGACAAAAGAGTCACAGCTTTCGTCATTGGCTCAGCTGGTGGAGTAGCAGCGGTTTTGCTATGTGCATTGTGTTTCACAATGTATCAAAGGAAACGTAAGTTCCAAGGAAGTGAATCTTACACGTCAAGCTGGCTTCCTTTATATGGAAACTCCCATACTTCTACTATATCCGGTAAGAGCAACAACGGAAGCCACTTATCTAACCTAGCAGCTGGCCTATGTCGAAGATTCTCGTTGTCCGAAATAAAACACGGAACTCAAAACTTCGATGAGTCTAACGTCATTGGAGTTGGCGGGTTCGGTAAGGTTTACAAGGGTGTGATAGACGGAGGAACAAAAGTGGCGATCAAGAAATCAAACCCTAACTCAGAACAAGGTCTCAACGAGTTCGAGACAGAGATCGAACTCTTATCAAGATTAAGACACAAACACTTAGTCTCCTTGATAGGTTACTGCGACGACGGTGGAGAGATGTGTCTCATCTACGACTACATGTCACTCGGAACACTAAGGGAGCATCTTTACAACACGAAGAGACCTCAGTTAACTTGGAAGCGACGTCTAGAGCTAGCCATTGGATCTGCAAGAGGGTTGCATTACCTTCACACGGGTGCAAAGTACACGATCATTCACCGTGACGTGAAGACAACAAACATCTTGTTAGATGAGAACTGGGTCGCGAAGGTTTCTGACTTCGGTTTATCCAAAACCGGACCGGACATGAACGCGGGAGGTCATGTTTCGACCGTGGTCAAAGGAAGTTTCGGGTATTTAGATCCAGAGTACTTTAGAAGACAGCAACTAACTGAGAAGTCAGATGTGTACTCTTTTGGAGTTGTGTTGTTTGAGATCTTATGCGCTAGGCCGGCTTTAAACCCTAGCTTGCCTAAGGAGCAAGTGAGTCTTGGAGACTGGGCGCTGAACTGTAAACGTAAAGGGAATCTTGACGATATTATTGATCCTAACTTGAAAGGGAAGATCAACGCGGAGTGTTTGAAGAAGTTTGCGGACACGGCGGAGAAATGTCTCTCCGACAGTGGGTTAGACCGGCCGTCCATGGGAGATGTGTTGTGGAACCTTGAGTTTGCGCTTCAGGTGCAAGAAACTGCTGATGGCACGCGTCGTCGAACGCCTAGTCATGGCAGCGCTTCTGAGGATCTAGgcggaggaggtggtggtggaggtaTGGCGGTCAACGTTAGCGCCGGTGAACATGACGTCAGTGACTTGTCCTCGGAAGAAAATAGTGGGATATTTTCTCAAATTGTAAATCCTAAAGGGCGATAA
- the LOC106382495 gene encoding probable WRKY transcription factor 74, translating into MEEVEAANKAAVESCHGVLNLLSQQTNDPKSIMFETREAVSKFRSVSSLLSSGSGQRKIKKHNNNYYKLRSLQLPQQIFLESPVFSNNAITGCIPILAPKPLRIIPPAAPSYSEQRQGHPPPMMLNQKMCVDKSFLELKPPSSHQNPYQFIPNHQQGVYSRSNSGLNLKFDGPCGGSCYSPSVSNGSRSFVSSLSMDTSVADYNRNSFHLIGLPQGSDHISQHSRRTSCSGSLKCGGRSKCHCSKKRKLRVRRSIKVPAISNKIADIPPDEYSWRKYGQKPIKGSPHPRGYYKCSSLRGCPARKHVERCVDETSMLIVTYEGEHNHSRILSSQSAQT; encoded by the exons ATGGAGGAAGTTGAAGCTGCAAACAAAGCAGCAGTGGAGAGCTGTCATGGAGTCTTGAATCTCTTGTCACAACAAACCAATGATCCCAAGTCCATAATGTTTGAAACAAGAGAAGCAGTTTCCAAGTTCAGGAGTGTCTCCTCTCTCTTGTCTAGTGGGTCAGGTCAAAGGAAGATtaaaaaacacaacaacaactacTACAAGCTTAGGTCTCTTCAGTTGCCCCAACAAATCTTCCTGGAAAGTCCTGTTTTTAGTAATAATGCTATAACTGGTTGCATTCCAATTCTAGCACCAAAGCCTCTTCGAATTATACCACCTGCTGCTCCTAGTTATAGTGAACAGAGACAGGGTCATCCTCCACCTATGATGCTTAACCAGAAAATGTGTGTTGACAAGTCCTTTCTGGAGCTAAAGCCACCGTCGTCTCATCAAAATCCCTATCAGTTTATCCCTAACCACCAGCAAGGAGTGTACTCTAGGAGCAATAGTGGTTTAAATCTGAAGTTTGATGGGCCTTGTGGTGGTAGTTGTTATTCTCCAAGTGTCTCAAACGGATCAAGATCGTTTGTTTCATCTCTTAGTATGGATACTAGTGTGGCGGATTACAACAGAAACTCGTTTCATTTGATCGGATTACCTCAGGGATCTGATCATATCTCCCAGCATTCAAGGAGGACAAGCTGCTCTGGTAGTTTGAAGTGTGGTGGTAGAAGCAAATGCCATTGTTCTAAGAAAAG GAAGTTGAGAGTGAGACGATCGATTAAAGTACCTGCAATTAGTAACAAGATTGCTGATATACCACCAGATGAGTATTCATGGAGGAAGTACGGACAAAAGCCAATAAAGGGTTCTCCTCATCCTAG GGGGTACTATAAGTGCAGCAGCCTGCGAGGTTGTCCAGCAAGGAAGCATGTTGAAAGATGTGTAGATGAAACTTCAATGCTAATAGTGACTTATGAAGGCGAGCATAACCATTCGAGAATACTCTCTTCCCAATCAGCTCAAACTTGA